A single region of the Thermoanaerobacterium aotearoense genome encodes:
- a CDS encoding GntR family transcriptional regulator, giving the protein MLLKIEFESDVPIYTQIKNQIIEGIALGILKEGDEMPSIRQLASDFGINFHTVKKAYDLLKDEGFLNVHRRKGYVVTKNAFADDNFIEKLEKDLQPILANAYSRGMMQDEILKICENILHKFKNKE; this is encoded by the coding sequence TTGCTGTTAAAGATAGAATTTGAGTCAGATGTTCCTATATATACTCAGATTAAAAATCAAATAATAGAAGGAATAGCTTTAGGCATACTCAAAGAAGGCGATGAGATGCCATCAATACGGCAGTTGGCAAGTGATTTTGGCATAAACTTTCATACAGTGAAAAAGGCTTACGATCTTTTGAAAGATGAAGGATTTTTAAATGTTCACAGAAGGAAAGGTTACGTCGTAACTAAAAACGCTTTTGCCGATGATAATTTTATAGAGAAATTGGAGAAAGATCTTCAGCCAATATTAGCAAATGCGTATTCCAGAGGAATGATGCAAGATGAAATATTGAAGATATGTGAAAATATATTGCATAAATTCAAAAACAAAGAATAG